One genomic region from Vitreimonas flagellata encodes:
- a CDS encoding alpha/beta hydrolase — MKLDPALFAESSIPPETRSLNEGIVAAMSGMAEWWDVGAQKVRDARARGEGAFPAAAKSDRARWIEIDAPAGKIKLRVVAPETSRGVYLHIHGGGHVLGAADQQDRLLEHFADNAQLTAISVEYRLAPENPYPAGPDDCEAAALWAVKHLGDFGDKLVIGGESAGAHLSALTLLRLRDKHGLTPFHAANLVFGVFDLGLTPSARAFGGERLILRTIDIEKFGEAFLPGLGPEERRAPHLSPLYADLRGLCPALFTIGTRDALLDDTLFMHNRWVVAGNKAELDVYPGACHGFIAFPCAQTFASLQKQAAFINAALG; from the coding sequence ATGAAACTCGATCCGGCATTGTTTGCGGAAAGCTCAATCCCGCCAGAAACCCGTAGCCTCAACGAAGGCATCGTCGCCGCCATGAGCGGCATGGCCGAATGGTGGGATGTCGGCGCGCAGAAAGTGCGTGACGCCCGCGCGCGCGGCGAAGGCGCGTTTCCCGCGGCGGCGAAATCTGATCGCGCACGCTGGATCGAGATCGACGCCCCGGCCGGCAAGATCAAATTGCGTGTGGTGGCGCCTGAAACCTCGCGGGGCGTGTATCTGCATATTCACGGCGGCGGCCACGTGCTTGGTGCAGCCGATCAGCAGGACCGCCTGCTCGAACATTTCGCCGACAACGCGCAACTCACCGCCATCAGCGTCGAGTATCGCTTAGCCCCGGAAAATCCGTACCCGGCGGGGCCAGACGATTGCGAAGCGGCCGCACTCTGGGCGGTGAAGCATCTCGGCGATTTCGGCGACAAGCTGGTGATTGGAGGCGAAAGTGCGGGCGCGCATCTCTCGGCGCTCACGCTATTGCGCCTGCGCGACAAACACGGCCTGACGCCATTTCACGCGGCGAACCTCGTGTTCGGCGTCTTCGACCTTGGCCTCACGCCAAGCGCGCGGGCTTTCGGCGGCGAACGCCTCATACTGCGCACGATCGATATCGAGAAATTCGGCGAAGCGTTCCTGCCCGGCCTCGGCCCAGAAGAGCGCCGCGCGCCGCATCTCTCGCCGCTCTACGCCGATCTGCGCGGCCTTTGCCCGGCGCTCTTCACCATCGGCACGCGCGACGCGCTGCTGGACGACACGCTCTTCATGCACAATCGCTGGGTCGTCGCCGGCAACAAGGCCGAGCTGGATGTTTATCCGGGCGCCTGCCACGGCTTCATCGCCTTTCCCTGCGCGCAGACCTTCGCGTCGCTGCAAAAGCAGGCGGCGTTCATCAACGCGGCGCTTGGCTGA
- a CDS encoding EVE domain-containing protein has protein sequence MAYWLIKSEPDTWSWDQHVKKGADAWTGVRNHQAKTHLNAMKKGDKAFFYHSNEGKEIVGVSEVVKEAYPDPTDKAGTFVCVEFKAIEPVKTPVTLAKIKAELPDMVLAKNSRLSVQPVTADEWKKVRKMAGLK, from the coding sequence ATGGCCTATTGGTTGATCAAGAGCGAACCGGACACGTGGTCCTGGGATCAGCATGTGAAGAAAGGCGCCGACGCCTGGACAGGCGTGCGCAATCACCAAGCCAAGACGCACCTGAACGCCATGAAGAAAGGCGACAAGGCCTTCTTCTATCATTCCAACGAAGGCAAGGAGATCGTTGGCGTGAGTGAGGTGGTCAAAGAGGCCTACCCCGATCCGACAGATAAAGCCGGCACGTTCGTGTGCGTCGAGTTCAAGGCTATCGAGCCGGTGAAGACGCCCGTGACCTTGGCGAAGATCAAAGCGGAATTGCCGGACATGGTGCTGGCGAAAAACTCGCGCCTTTCGGTGCAGCCGGTCACGGCGGATGAGTGGAAAAAGGTGCGCAAGATGGCGGGGCTGAAGTGA
- a CDS encoding ABC transporter permease, with the protein MSQILLVARRDYLAYVGAWGFWLSLITAPLIIAVLMFAPIFLARAEPPRVLTILAERVEDFGAVTRAFDTMAYDDARREVSAYVQATTPAIAVEAMAAFDGAPNRAASIQAARHIVSMREPRALAAFPSPSPRYILVDPPAANIEALRSYLDGAQALGDGRKLYGALNLRRVDGAPRIEYWSVNLSHDEPSNIARRALRLEMQREALAAQGVDPREAERLQGLDPSVTQLDPRPSAGGTGEVTLRQRAPSFAALALAFVLWSVVFSVANMLLTGVIEEKSNKILDTLLTSVTPLQMLIGKLLGVAGVSATLFLFWGALGGTLLSMAATSMADSFVGQIAAAFIEPRLIAAFAIGFVAGYLMYGAIFLALGSLCESIQEAQTLLGPVALVLAMPMMLITPALDNPNAPIIEMASWVPIFTPFLLLIRAPAGLPWIEIAGMGAMMFGAVIVILLLAAQIFRAGVVNQLSVSTLFGRKAKG; encoded by the coding sequence ATGTCTCAGATCCTTCTCGTCGCCCGCCGCGACTACCTCGCTTACGTTGGCGCCTGGGGCTTTTGGCTCTCACTGATCACGGCGCCGCTGATCATCGCGGTGCTGATGTTTGCGCCGATCTTCCTGGCGCGAGCCGAGCCGCCGCGCGTGCTGACGATCTTGGCCGAGCGTGTCGAAGATTTCGGCGCTGTGACGCGGGCATTCGACACGATGGCCTATGACGATGCGCGCCGTGAGGTCAGCGCTTACGTCCAAGCGACGACGCCTGCCATCGCGGTCGAAGCGATGGCTGCGTTCGACGGCGCGCCCAATCGTGCCGCGAGCATTCAAGCGGCGAGACACATCGTGTCCATGCGCGAACCGCGAGCGTTGGCGGCGTTCCCAAGCCCATCGCCACGCTACATCCTTGTCGATCCGCCTGCCGCCAATATCGAAGCGCTGCGCTCGTATCTCGATGGCGCGCAAGCGCTCGGCGACGGCCGCAAACTCTACGGCGCGCTCAATCTGCGCCGTGTCGATGGCGCGCCGCGCATTGAATATTGGAGCGTGAACCTTAGCCACGACGAGCCGTCCAACATCGCACGCCGCGCGTTACGGCTCGAGATGCAGCGCGAGGCGCTGGCCGCGCAAGGCGTCGATCCACGCGAGGCCGAACGCTTGCAAGGGCTTGATCCCAGCGTCACGCAACTCGATCCGCGCCCGAGTGCGGGCGGCACAGGCGAGGTGACGCTGCGCCAACGCGCGCCGAGCTTTGCGGCTTTGGCGCTGGCGTTTGTGCTCTGGAGCGTCGTCTTCTCGGTGGCGAATATGTTGCTCACCGGCGTGATCGAGGAGAAGTCCAACAAGATTCTCGACACGCTGCTCACCAGCGTGACGCCGCTGCAAATGCTGATCGGCAAGCTCCTGGGCGTCGCTGGTGTCAGCGCCACGCTCTTCCTGTTTTGGGGCGCGCTAGGCGGCACGCTGCTTTCGATGGCTGCGACCAGCATGGCGGATTCCTTCGTCGGCCAGATCGCGGCAGCCTTCATCGAGCCGCGCTTGATCGCCGCTTTCGCGATCGGTTTCGTCGCGGGCTATCTCATGTACGGCGCGATTTTCCTGGCGCTGGGTTCGCTGTGTGAATCAATTCAAGAGGCGCAGACTTTGCTAGGCCCCGTAGCGCTGGTGCTCGCCATGCCGATGATGCTGATCACGCCGGCGCTGGATAACCCGAACGCGCCCATCATCGAGATGGCGTCCTGGGTGCCTATTTTCACGCCGTTCCTGTTGCTGATCCGCGCGCCGGCCGGGCTGCCGTGGATCGAGATCGCCGGCATGGGCGCGATGATGTTTGGCGCGGTGATCGTGATCTTGCTGCTCGCCGCGCAAATCTTCCGCGCTGGCGTCGTCAACCAGCTTAGCGTGTCGACGCTGTTCGGGCGTAAGGCAAAGGGCTAA
- a CDS encoding cupin domain-containing protein, whose translation MSHPAFEDAMRRVITGEGADGRSLVIVDGPPSSEIGAPGLGGLYEIWHEALGETLNAKDATDRGERTPILSPDKGKAKVRWFVIEPTPPGAPPELIKAAARERFTQFGAGDHLRDQDRHPAMHQTDSIDIICLISGEASLILDDSEARLKPGQVVIQRGTSHAWTAHNGPALLLAVLIDRELA comes from the coding sequence ATGAGCCATCCCGCCTTCGAAGATGCGATGCGACGCGTAATCACGGGCGAAGGCGCAGACGGGCGATCCCTCGTGATTGTCGACGGTCCGCCTTCCAGCGAGATCGGCGCGCCGGGTCTGGGCGGGCTCTACGAGATTTGGCACGAAGCGCTTGGCGAAACGCTCAACGCGAAAGACGCCACAGACCGCGGCGAGCGCACGCCGATCCTTTCGCCCGACAAAGGCAAAGCAAAAGTGCGCTGGTTCGTGATCGAGCCGACACCGCCCGGTGCGCCGCCGGAACTGATCAAAGCCGCCGCGCGCGAACGCTTCACACAATTTGGCGCCGGCGACCATTTGCGCGACCAGGATCGCCATCCGGCGATGCACCAAACGGATTCAATCGACATCATCTGCCTGATCAGCGGCGAAGCCTCGCTCATCCTCGATGACAGCGAAGCGCGACTAAAGCCCGGCCAAGTCGTCATCCAGCGCGGCACAAGCCACGCCTGGACCGCCCACAACGGCCCAGCGCTATTGCTTGCCGTTTTGATCGACCGCGAATTGGCTTAG
- a CDS encoding 2'-deoxycytidine 5'-triphosphate deaminase gives MIVANTHGVLSDTEIKKAISQGWIAADAPFLHDQIQPASLDLRLGETAYRLRASFLPGAGAKVQDRLDGELVMHKIDLTQGAVLETGCVYLVQVQEELALPAHIHGAANPKSSTGRVDVFTRLITDGAQSFDYIPMGYQGPMWAEISPCTFSVLVRTGARLSQVRLRRGPPHPKREIDFTMDLSLKGPVGFRGKRHAGVIDVDRIGGYDPRDFWEPMEARRGRLVLDPGEFYIFASKENVLIPVDEAAEMAPIRPELGEFRAHYAGFFDPGFGIAPHEGRAVLEVRSRDVPFIVEDGQPVGKLVFEPLSGPVERLYGEAGSNYQGQGLKLSKHFAPWR, from the coding sequence ATTATCGTGGCCAATACGCACGGGGTTCTATCCGATACCGAAATAAAAAAGGCGATCAGCCAAGGCTGGATCGCGGCGGACGCGCCATTCCTGCACGACCAAATCCAGCCGGCGAGCCTCGATCTGCGCTTGGGCGAAACCGCCTACCGGCTGCGCGCGAGCTTTCTGCCGGGCGCCGGCGCCAAAGTGCAAGATCGCCTCGATGGCGAATTGGTCATGCACAAGATCGATTTGACGCAGGGCGCGGTGTTGGAAACGGGCTGCGTCTATCTTGTACAAGTTCAAGAAGAACTCGCGCTGCCCGCGCACATTCATGGCGCCGCCAATCCGAAAAGCTCGACGGGCCGCGTCGATGTGTTCACGCGCCTCATCACCGATGGCGCGCAATCGTTCGACTATATTCCGATGGGCTATCAAGGGCCGATGTGGGCGGAGATTTCGCCGTGCACATTTTCCGTGTTGGTGCGCACGGGCGCACGGCTGAGTCAGGTGCGTCTGCGGCGGGGGCCGCCGCATCCCAAGCGTGAGATCGATTTCACCATGGATCTTTCGCTGAAGGGGCCAGTCGGTTTCCGCGGCAAGCGCCACGCAGGCGTGATCGATGTCGACCGCATCGGCGGTTACGATCCGCGCGATTTTTGGGAGCCGATGGAGGCGCGCCGCGGCCGGCTCGTGCTTGATCCCGGTGAATTCTATATTTTTGCGTCGAAGGAAAATGTGCTGATCCCGGTGGATGAAGCGGCGGAGATGGCGCCCATTCGGCCGGAACTCGGCGAGTTTCGGGCGCACTATGCGGGCTTCTTCGATCCGGGCTTCGGCATCGCGCCGCACGAGGGCCGCGCCGTGCTGGAAGTGCGATCGCGCGACGTGCCCTTCATCGTCGAGGATGGCCAACCGGTCGGCAAACTTGTCTTTGAACCGCTCTCGGGGCCGGTTGAGCGGCTCTACGGTGAGGCAGGGTCGAATTATCAGGGCCAGGGCCTGAAGCTCTCCAAGCACTTTGCCCCCTGGCGCTGA
- a CDS encoding S46 family peptidase has product MRQNLRAATAVFGILGLAAAPSTQAEEGMWTFDNFPSARMQSEFGWAPDQAWLDRAMAGTARLPGCSASNVSANGLMLTNHHCVISCVTALSTADSNFITYGFGARSREEERQCPNMSVQVLQGISDVTERISAATAGAAAEGFAQARDAEIARIQAECTQGAQRCEVVALYQGGRYALHRFKRYDDVRLVFAPEHGMAAFGGDTDNFNFPRYALDFSFLRLYENNRPAATPNHLTMDFGPLEDGEVVLIAGNPGGTSRRRTSAELAFERDFNLPWQIASLAEIRTRVAAYAAEGPDQSRIAASTLQSVANAHTVLAGRRQALADAASFARISAAEQDLQQRVRRNRAAQREVGDAWGEIARAQATYRAMFYQYQYLEARAGERSLLFGWARDIVRGAAEREKPDAERMLRFTDARIANVTQSINSNRPVTPEFEEIHLEFWLSQLRTQLAANDPVARRVLGGETSEALARRLSQSRLADPAYRRQLWEGGAAAVAASDDPMIVFVRAWDGDARGVRERYVTQVEGPVARAHERIARARFRAFGLEQYPDATFSPRVSYGRVEGWTEPGGAAVPAFTRAGGLFERATGQAPFVLSQRWIDARSRLDANTIYNVSTSTDVTGGNSGSPLLDREGRVVGAVFDGNMHSLGGEYFYDGALNRSVTVSSSAIRMALGDVYGMRALLSELGGE; this is encoded by the coding sequence ATGCGCCAGAATTTGCGCGCGGCCACGGCCGTTTTTGGAATCCTCGGTTTGGCTGCCGCACCCAGCACGCAAGCCGAAGAGGGCATGTGGACATTCGACAATTTTCCCAGCGCGCGCATGCAAAGCGAGTTCGGCTGGGCGCCGGACCAAGCGTGGCTTGATCGCGCGATGGCGGGCACGGCGCGTTTGCCCGGCTGCTCCGCCTCGAACGTGAGCGCGAACGGTTTGATGCTCACGAACCACCATTGCGTGATTTCGTGCGTCACCGCGCTCTCCACAGCCGACAGCAATTTCATCACGTACGGCTTCGGCGCGCGCAGTCGCGAGGAAGAGCGCCAATGCCCGAACATGAGCGTGCAGGTGCTGCAGGGCATTAGCGATGTTACCGAGCGGATCAGCGCAGCGACTGCGGGGGCCGCGGCTGAAGGCTTCGCGCAGGCGCGTGACGCAGAGATCGCGCGCATTCAAGCGGAGTGCACGCAAGGGGCGCAACGCTGCGAAGTCGTCGCGCTCTATCAGGGCGGACGCTACGCGCTACATCGCTTTAAGCGCTACGATGACGTGCGCCTGGTGTTCGCACCCGAGCACGGCATGGCGGCGTTTGGCGGCGATACGGACAATTTCAACTTCCCACGCTACGCGCTCGATTTCTCATTCTTGCGTCTCTACGAAAACAATCGCCCCGCCGCGACGCCGAACCATCTGACGATGGATTTCGGGCCGCTGGAGGACGGCGAAGTCGTGCTGATCGCCGGCAATCCGGGCGGCACCTCGCGGCGGCGCACCAGTGCTGAGTTGGCGTTTGAGCGCGATTTCAATTTGCCGTGGCAGATTGCGTCGCTCGCGGAAATTCGCACGCGCGTCGCGGCCTACGCGGCTGAAGGGCCTGATCAATCGCGCATCGCTGCGAGCACGCTGCAATCGGTCGCCAACGCGCACACCGTGCTCGCTGGTCGCCGTCAGGCGCTGGCGGATGCCGCAAGCTTCGCGCGCATCAGTGCGGCCGAGCAAGATTTGCAACAGCGTGTGCGCCGCAACCGCGCCGCGCAGCGCGAAGTGGGCGACGCCTGGGGCGAGATCGCACGCGCTCAAGCAACCTATCGCGCGATGTTCTATCAATACCAATATCTCGAAGCCCGCGCCGGCGAACGCTCGCTTCTGTTCGGCTGGGCGCGCGACATTGTGCGTGGCGCGGCAGAGCGCGAGAAGCCGGATGCGGAGCGCATGCTGCGCTTCACCGACGCGCGCATCGCCAACGTGACACAGAGCATCAACAGCAATCGCCCCGTGACGCCCGAGTTTGAAGAAATTCATCTGGAGTTCTGGCTCTCGCAACTGCGCACACAACTCGCGGCGAATGATCCCGTGGCGCGCCGCGTGCTTGGCGGCGAAACGTCAGAAGCGCTGGCGCGGCGCTTGTCGCAATCGCGCTTGGCCGATCCCGCGTATCGGCGCCAATTGTGGGAGGGGGGCGCGGCCGCTGTTGCGGCGTCGGATGATCCGATGATCGTGTTCGTCCGCGCTTGGGATGGGGATGCGCGTGGCGTGCGCGAGCGTTATGTGACCCAAGTCGAGGGCCCCGTCGCGCGGGCGCACGAGCGCATTGCGCGGGCGCGCTTTCGTGCTTTTGGCTTGGAGCAATATCCTGACGCGACGTTTAGTCCGCGTGTGTCTTACGGTCGGGTCGAAGGCTGGACGGAACCCGGCGGCGCCGCCGTGCCGGCCTTCACGCGGGCGGGCGGGCTTTTTGAGCGTGCGACCGGGCAAGCGCCGTTCGTGCTCAGTCAGCGTTGGATTGACGCGAGGTCGCGGCTCGACGCCAACACGATTTACAATGTCTCGACCAGCACCGACGTCACCGGCGGCAATTCGGGCAGCCCGCTGCTGGACCGCGAAGGTCGCGTCGTGGGCGCGGTGTTCGATGGCAATATGCACTCGCTCGGCGGCGAGTATTTCTACGACGGCGCGCTCAATCGCTCGGTGACGGTCTCTTCCAGCGCCATTCGCATGGCCCTGGGCGACGTCTATGGCATGCGCGCCTTGCTTTCTGAGCTTGGCGGCGAATAG
- a CDS encoding TraB/GumN family protein: MFKQAILAFTAFMAMSSPADAQQSINPPLYVVRDADSTMYLYGTVHIRPRGADWGNDRVRAAITESQEVWTEIEISPAADAQAQQLAMQLGAAAPGRPLSSWLSAEENAQLAAALTGMGIPAAALEGQEPWIAALTLSVVPMMQAGFDPTSGVDRQVDVFAETGGKTMRSFETIEQQLGFFDNMAPEAQREMLREAIVQAPAAAAMITQLSNAWETGDEAALTTLVIEETRAQYPELYDLIFVQRNNAWMQVIANELNGSGVDFVAVGAGHLLGAEGLVAQLRARGYTVERVN, translated from the coding sequence ATGTTTAAGCAAGCAATTCTGGCCTTCACCGCGTTTATGGCAATGTCGTCGCCAGCCGACGCACAGCAATCAATCAATCCGCCGCTCTACGTGGTGCGTGACGCGGACAGCACCATGTATCTCTATGGCACGGTTCACATTCGTCCACGCGGCGCCGATTGGGGCAATGACCGCGTGCGCGCCGCGATCACGGAGTCGCAAGAAGTCTGGACCGAGATTGAGATTTCGCCCGCGGCGGACGCGCAAGCGCAACAATTGGCGATGCAATTGGGCGCCGCCGCGCCGGGCCGACCGCTCTCGAGTTGGCTGAGCGCCGAGGAAAACGCCCAACTTGCCGCGGCGCTGACGGGCATGGGCATTCCGGCGGCTGCGCTTGAAGGCCAAGAGCCGTGGATCGCGGCGCTGACGCTCTCGGTCGTGCCGATGATGCAGGCGGGCTTTGATCCAACGTCGGGTGTTGATCGTCAGGTCGACGTGTTTGCGGAGACAGGCGGCAAGACCATGCGCAGCTTCGAAACGATCGAACAGCAATTGGGCTTCTTCGACAACATGGCGCCCGAGGCACAACGCGAGATGCTGCGCGAAGCCATCGTGCAGGCGCCAGCAGCGGCCGCGATGATCACGCAACTTTCGAATGCGTGGGAAACCGGCGACGAAGCGGCGCTCACCACGCTGGTGATCGAAGAGACGCGGGCGCAGTATCCGGAACTCTACGATTTGATCTTTGTGCAGCGCAACAACGCGTGGATGCAGGTGATCGCAAACGAGCTGAATGGTTCGGGCGTGGACTTTGTAGCTGTTGGCGCCGGTCACTTGTTGGGCGCCGAGGGACTGGTCGCGCAATTGCGGGCGCGGGGCTACACGGTTGAGCGTGTGAACTAA
- the apaG gene encoding Co2+/Mg2+ efflux protein ApaG, with amino-acid sequence MYEQETSGLVVRVEPQFLADESKPEENRYVWAYTIEIENRSEDTVRLISRFWRITDENGHTQEVRGEGVVGKQPTLRPGERFRYTSAAPLGAPSGVMMGAYSMTRIGDGGSFDIAVPLFALDSPHNTKMVN; translated from the coding sequence ATGTACGAACAAGAAACATCGGGTTTGGTGGTGCGGGTCGAGCCGCAATTTTTGGCGGATGAATCCAAGCCAGAGGAAAACCGCTACGTCTGGGCCTACACGATCGAAATCGAAAACCGCTCGGAAGATACCGTGCGGCTCATCTCGCGCTTTTGGCGCATCACGGATGAGAACGGCCACACACAAGAAGTGCGCGGCGAAGGCGTGGTCGGCAAGCAGCCGACGCTGCGTCCTGGCGAACGCTTTCGCTACACGAGCGCGGCGCCGCTCGGCGCGCCGTCCGGCGTGATGATGGGCGCCTATTCGATGACACGGATTGGCGACGGCGGCAGTTTCGATATCGCCGTGCCGCTCTTTGCTTTGGACTCTCCACACAACACAAAAATGGTGAATTGA
- a CDS encoding outer membrane protein, with product MKKLLGIASLAALMAGAAFAPAQAQMYVEGSAGLTTQDSLSWNGGDYDVDDGWNAAVSVGTSMWTNWDVEGEFSYDEMEYSCCNPNNTHEYRLMANATRNFSLGGFTPYVGGGLGLAWVTYENSSDESEGDAQAAYQLIGGVRVPLGDRFSIFGEYRYQDLFEDASGDGDEWEHNGHNWALGARMNLN from the coding sequence ATGAAAAAGCTTCTTGGAATCGCGAGCTTGGCGGCCTTGATGGCGGGCGCGGCGTTCGCACCTGCACAAGCACAAATGTACGTCGAAGGCAGCGCGGGCCTTACAACGCAGGACTCGCTGAGCTGGAACGGCGGTGACTACGACGTGGACGACGGCTGGAACGCCGCCGTGTCGGTCGGCACGTCGATGTGGACCAATTGGGACGTGGAGGGCGAGTTTTCCTACGACGAAATGGAATATTCCTGCTGCAATCCGAACAACACGCACGAGTATCGCTTGATGGCGAACGCGACGCGCAATTTCTCGCTTGGCGGCTTCACCCCTTACGTGGGCGGCGGGTTGGGCCTCGCGTGGGTTACCTATGAAAATTCGTCGGATGAATCAGAGGGTGACGCACAAGCCGCCTATCAATTGATCGGCGGCGTGCGCGTGCCCCTGGGCGACCGCTTCTCGATCTTTGGCGAATATCGCTACCAAGACCTATTCGAAGACGCCTCGGGCGACGGCGACGAATGGGAGCACAACGGGCACAATTGGGCCTTGGGCGCACGCATGAATCTGAACTGA
- a CDS encoding helix-turn-helix transcriptional regulator, with translation MKNRLRVLRAEREWSQADLAEKLGASRQTINAIETGRYDPSLPLAFKIARLFGLHIEEIFIDDEGVAEAAR, from the coding sequence ATGAAAAATCGCCTGAGAGTGCTCCGTGCCGAGCGCGAATGGAGCCAGGCCGATCTCGCCGAAAAGCTCGGCGCATCGCGCCAAACCATTAACGCGATCGAGACAGGCAGGTACGACCCGTCGTTGCCGCTGGCCTTCAAGATCGCGCGTCTATTCGGACTGCATATCGAAGAGATCTTCATTGATGACGAGGGCGTCGCCGAAGCCGCCCGATGA
- a CDS encoding DUF7662 domain-containing protein, translated as MRKYAALQSHLSRRNGRPEMLTFEDIENIIGAPLPQSAVKHRSFWANDNQDHHTHARSWMRAGYRVAYVDRDQKVIRFERTR; from the coding sequence ATGCGCAAGTACGCGGCGCTGCAATCTCATCTCAGTCGGCGCAATGGTCGCCCTGAGATGCTTACCTTCGAAGATATCGAGAACATCATCGGCGCACCGTTGCCGCAGAGCGCGGTGAAGCACCGGTCGTTCTGGGCCAATGACAATCAGGACCACCACACCCACGCGCGCTCCTGGATGCGCGCCGGCTATCGCGTGGCCTACGTTGATCGCGACCAGAAAGTGATCCGGTTCGAACGGACGCGCTGA
- a CDS encoding ABC transporter ATP-binding protein, protein MILEAQPPYTSARMNAALEAEGLVKRYGARTAVQDISFSVPQGAIYGVLGPNGAGKSSTLRMLVGVLRPTAGKITLMGGPISRQTLQRVGYLPEERGLYRSMSARGAIAYLARLKGTPASVAYKRADALLEAHGLGKVRRKKIKTLSKGMAQKVQVLASIAHEPDFIIFDEPFSGLDPVNQRVLEETIRAQAAAGRTILFSTHVMEHAERLCDRILLIAHGQKAFEGTVPEALALAPSVAMLETDGDFDLAEVLGPRGFNIEFDGEEHGNKRWRARLENGKGSRQLLAACVEAGAPLSLFEPARASLHEAFVALVGDKAMPAAE, encoded by the coding sequence TTGATCTTGGAGGCCCAGCCCCCGTACACCTCAGCCCGCATGAATGCCGCGCTTGAAGCAGAAGGCCTGGTCAAGCGCTACGGCGCGCGTACCGCGGTCCAAGATATTTCGTTCAGCGTCCCGCAAGGGGCGATCTATGGCGTGCTCGGGCCGAACGGCGCGGGCAAATCGTCGACATTGCGGATGCTGGTCGGCGTGTTGCGCCCGACCGCGGGCAAGATCACGCTGATGGGCGGCCCGATCTCGCGGCAGACCTTGCAGCGTGTCGGCTATCTGCCGGAAGAGCGCGGGCTCTATCGTTCGATGAGCGCGCGGGGCGCGATTGCGTATCTGGCCCGCCTCAAGGGTACGCCAGCCAGCGTCGCCTATAAGCGCGCCGATGCGCTGCTCGAAGCCCATGGCCTCGGCAAGGTGCGGCGCAAGAAAATCAAGACGCTGTCCAAAGGCATGGCGCAGAAAGTTCAAGTGCTCGCTTCGATAGCGCACGAGCCGGACTTCATCATTTTCGACGAACCCTTCTCCGGCCTCGATCCGGTGAATCAGCGCGTGCTCGAAGAAACCATTCGCGCACAAGCGGCGGCGGGACGCACGATCCTCTTCTCCACGCACGTGATGGAGCACGCTGAGCGCCTGTGCGATCGCATTTTGCTGATCGCACATGGGCAGAAGGCTTTCGAGGGCACGGTGCCGGAAGCTCTGGCGCTGGCGCCGAGCGTGGCGATGTTGGAGACGGACGGCGATTTCGACCTCGCGGAGGTGCTTGGTCCGCGTGGCTTCAACATCGAGTTCGACGGCGAAGAGCACGGCAACAAACGCTGGCGCGCGCGGCTGGAGAACGGCAAGGGTTCGCGCCAATTGCTAGCCGCGTGCGTGGAAGCCGGCGCGCCGCTTTCGCTGTTTGAGCCGGCGCGGGCGAGCTTGCACGAAGCGTTCGTCGCGCTCGTCGGCGACAAAGCCATGCCGGCGGCGGAGTAG